The Pseudomonadota bacterium DNA segment AACTGCAGCCTGAGTTACAGGTTTCGCAAACCACGACCCGGCACAGGCCGGTGAGATCGCCGATCAGCCGCTGCCAGATCCAGCGCGCCAGGTTTTCGCTGGTCGGATTTTCCAGGCCCGGGATGTCGTTGAGATAATGGTGATCGAGTTGCTCGAACAAAGGCTGGAATGCTTTTTTTAGCTCGGCAAAATCCATGACCCAGCCGCTGTCGCCACCGGCATCGCCGGACACGTGCACCTCGATCCGGAACGAATGCCCATGCAGACGGCTGCACTTATGATCTTCGGGCACGTTTGGCAAACGATGCGCCGCTTCGATCTGAAAGCCCTTGAAGATTTCCATGCGCAGAGTTTAATCGAATCGGAAGATTTTCGCGGAGAAAATGCCGGGCGGTCTTGCGCTTGAACGATGGGTCCTGAATGCACCCAGCGCGGCTCAATAATTTAGAGCGCTATGGCTGCCCACATATAATTCACGTCCTGCCGGGAGATCAATGAGCGCCCGCTGCCTGGCCAGTTCATCCTCAAGTTCGGCGAGCACGGCGGCGAAACCCGGATGTCCCCGCAAGCCATCGGGGACCGGGTCGATCCTGATGTGCCACGCGTACCGGAAGCCCTTTTCAACGGCGGCGGCAAGATCTGCAACGCCTTCGTCGGGCCGCCCTTGCAGAGCATGGATCGCAGCCCGGAAATAAAGGACGCTGGGTGTCCCGACGTCGCGTTGTATCCAATAATCGAGAAACTCCGAGGTCTCTGTGAGCAAGGCGTCTGCGGCGCTGGAATTCCCCGCATTATCATCGATGTATGCCTTGTACACAGCAGGTAAGGCAGCCATCATCAATTGACCTCTGGTAAGCCATTTCCCGCGAACCAGGAATGGATCGGCCGATGGCAATGGGCCATTTGCTTCGGGCATTTGGTCAAGTACTTGCTGCGCGTAGTCGTGCAAACCGGCCATCGTTGCGTGGGCGACTACCAGGTGCGCCAATTCCGGGTCTACTGGCCAGTTCCTGATGTGCGCCCTCGCGCCGTCGATATTTTCGGTCGCCAGCAGATAGCTTGATCGGGTCCAGTAAGTGTACTGATCGTTCGGAAAATCTCGCTCGGCCTGTCGAATCAGCAACTCGCTACTCGAAGGTGCGTCGATTTGAATATAAATGTTCGCCATCATCCCTGGCAGCCAGCTCATGTGGCGGATCGTGTACGGATGCTGAAGCGCACGATCCAGGCGCGGACCCAGGTTTATCGCCTGGTCGAGTTGTCCGGCGTCTCTGTGTGCGACTATGAGGTTGTTCAGCGCGGAGACATGGGTTGGTATCAGATGCAGTTGAGCATTCAGAAACCGGGATGCACTATCGAAGTCCCTTACCATCATGCTGGACATTGCTGCTGTTGCCAGGAACTCGGTGGAGAAGGGCGCGAGTTCGGCGGCGCGCCGAGCGTAGCCGGCCGCGAGGTGGAATTCTCCGAAGGTGTCGACGGTTCGGGACAACCATCTTAAAACCATCGGGCTATCGGCATTCAGGGCAAGTGAGTGTTCATACGCAGCCCGTGCCATGACGGGGTCGCGCTCGAAATCATGGATCAAACCCATGGCCGCGTATGCCTCGGCCGAGTCCGGGTCCAGTGCCAGTGCCCGCTGAATGGCAACACGACCATCATCAAGGCTCCTCTCCTTTGCGGCCTGATCCGTTCCGTACGAAAACCGCAGGGCCAATGCGAGGGCCAGCCCTGTCCAGCCGTCGACAAAGTCCGGATCCGCATCGACCGCCGCCCGCAACGCGGCGATTGATTTAACCATTACCGACAGCGAATCTGCTAACGTGGACACGCCCTCGCTAGGCTTAAAGCGACGCTGCATGTAGTAACGACCGAGGACTGCCAGTTCCCTTGGGTCGAGACTTTGTCCTTCGAGCTCGGCAAGCTCCTGGCTCCAGCTCCCCGCCACATCGAGTTCCTGTTCGAGTCGCAAGATCAGTTCGTCGGTGGACACGCCCTCATCAGACACATTTGCATCTACCGGGATGCTCGCGCGAAGCGTCTCCGATTCCGGGTCGACCACATCCAGAGTAGTGCGCCCCGAGGCATCGGCTCTGAGGATGAGAACTGCATCCACCCCTAACGAGCGACCCGTGGCCACATAGGGTCCGAGATTCTCGCCGCCATACACGGGCACATCCGGAATGACGACGGTCACATCGTCGAAGTAGATAAGGCGCTCCACCAGCTGATCAGAAATACGCTGCAGAATCTCGTCCGAGTTCGCCGATTGCGATACTGCGGGCATCATCGCCAGGCTCAACGATGGTTGTATCTCGGCGACGCCTCGTCTATCCACGTATACCATCACCCAGGCAGCCGCCGCGATGATCAGCGTCATAGCGATTGCCGCACGCTTCCCGGCCGAACGGGACATCGAGAGCCATCGCCTCGCCGGTAATTTTACGTCGCCGGATTCCGAATCAGATTCGTAGCGGACGCTCGCCACGAGCCGGTATCCCCTCTTCGGGATGGTCTCCAGATATTTCGGTCGATGGGAATCGTCGCCGAGTGCGCGACGGATGGCTCCGATCGCCTGATAAAGAGTCTCCGGTGCGACCTGTATATCCGCCCATACTGCGTCCATGAGTTCGTCGGGACCGACGACTTCACCCGCATGGTCCGCAAGCACCCGCAGCAGGTCCATGGCCCGCGGCGTAAGGTGGACTGTTTGGCCATCCCGAGTCAATTGACCCATCGATGGGTCAACGGTCCAGTCCCCAATCAACATATTCGGCTGTCGAGACATACCGCATCGATTCCGATTGGCGAAGAAACCTAGGTTACGCCTGCAGTCGGCTGGCTACCAGTGATTCGCTGACCGAGCAAGAAAAATGCTCAGACAAATTTCAGGATTTTTTCAGGTTTTTCCTGCCACCAGGACGTATAAATCAATGTCGGAGTGAATATGCACGAAATCCATTTCAAACCCGATTTCGTCGGAGGAATATTATGTTAAGCAAATTTCGTGTTATGGCTGTGACCATAGCTATAGCTGTAATTACGCTGGGCCTTGCAGCCGTGCCGGCGTTGGCTGACCAACCCGACCCGAACACCGGTTGCCATGGGCCGCACAAAGGTTGTAACGGCGGTGACCGCGACGAAACTTTTTACGACGTGGTGATCGGCCCAATGTCTGCTAGTGGCGATTTTATTGCTGGCGAAAGTGACGACGATCACCCCTGGCTTACCTTCGGGAACGGAACGTCGATTGGCCTAGGTGATGCGACACTGTCGCCGCCAGGACCTGCCCGGCCAGGGATTGGTGAGTTCACGGATCTGAGCTTTTTCCATACCCTACCGGGTGATTCTCCTCCATTTCCTCCATTCTCAACCACGCAGGGCAAGAAGTGCTTTCCGAAGGACGGGGACGAGGAGAAGGACGAGGACGAGAAGAATCACAGGGACGTCGGCACCTTTTCGATACATCAGGGGCGCGTTCAAGAGGGACGGGGCGGCAGAGCGCAAGCCAGCTTTTGGTTCCATGGCTTCACGCACACCGAAGTTGACGAGGAAATCGTGACGGTTCTTTATGCCCTCCTGTTGACCGGGGATACGATATCGTTGCCTCCTACTGGAGGTGAATCTGTTGTGATAGCCATGACGGCCTGGCAGTTGACCGCAACGAACAAAGGGCAGGCTGTAAAGAGCGCCTCTTGTATCGGCGATGGGGAGGTGTATGTCAATGTTACGGTCACTGAACATGACCCTGATGCTGAACATGGACATGATCATGATTGATGATGTACCAGAATAGTCGACTAAGATAAAAGCTGATTCCTCACTCTGAAATTCGACGCCTGGACGACCCCTGGGGCTAAATAGCCTTCCAGGGGTCGTTTTCTTTCGGCGGCCTGATAGGCAACGACCTGTGCGGGTGGCTTGATCGGGCCATCTGAGAGAAATATGGGGGGTTGAGATTTAGCTCCACGAAGGTCTGCTTTTCTAATCGGGTGCCAATATGAAGCTTTTGGCGGTGAGAACACAGAGTGATCACATAGCCTGTGCCGACGGCGCCGGACCATTTAGACCGTAGTCAATGCCAGAAATATTTCCGCGGAAACATTCTCTCGAATTTACATTGGAAAGTTTCCAAATTATGGCGCTCCCTAGGGGAATCGAACCCCTGTTTTCGGCGTGAGAGGCCAACGTCCTGACCGCTAGACGAAGGGAGCGCTGTGGTTCTGGGTGCCGCCGGTGGCGGTGGGATGGTATTATACGGCCCCGTCTGATTTGCTCAACCGGAGCATCCCATTTGAGTGACCAAACAGGGCGAAACACCCATCGCCCGTCGATTATTCCCCGTTCAGATCATACGGTGTCGCGGGCCAATATCTCGAACAATGCCATCAAGGTCTTGCACCGGCTGCACAAGGGCGGTTTCCAGTCTTTTTTGGTCGGTGGCTGTGTCCGTGACTTGCTGCTCAGGCATCAGCCCAAGGATTTCGATGTTGCGACCGATGCCAGCCCCGATGAAGTTCGCAAGCTGTTTCGCAACTGCCGCCTGATCGGCCGCCGGTTTCGCCTGGCGCACATTCATTTTGGCCGCGAAATCATCGAGGTCGCCACGTTCAGGGCGACCCATGACGAACTGGATGACGACGATATCCGCGGGCAGACGGACGCAGGCGGGCGCATCCTGCGCGACAACCGCTATGGCAAGCTCGAAGACGATGTCTGGCGGCGCGATTTTACCGCCAATGCGCTGTACTACACGCTCGATGGTTACAGCATCTGGGATTTCGTCGGCGGGTTTAAAGATGTCGAACAACGCGTGCTCAGGGTCATCGGCGATCCCGAGACCCGCTATCGCGAAGATCCGGTCCGCATGCTGCGCGCCGTGCGTTTTGCCGCCAAGCTTGACTTTTCGATCGACGATCCATCGGAGGTGCCGTTGTGGGAACTGGGGCACTTGCTCGAAGGTGTGCCGCCCGCGCGTCTTTATGAGGAAATCATCAAGATGTTCCTGGCCGGCCGTGCGGTCGAGAGTTTACGACTACTCGAACATTATCGTCTGCTTGCCCATCTTTTCCCGGCGCTGGTTTCCGAGTCGGGGAAAGATACAGACAGTCAGTTCAGGAAACTGTTGCTCGAGGGTCTCGCGACCACGGATCAGCGGGTCAGGGAAGACAAACCGGTCACGACGTTCTTTTTGTTCGCGGTTCTCCTCTGGGCGCCTATCAAAAGACGTTTCGACCGGTTGCACGGCAGTGGCATGCCGCCGATTCCGGCCATGCAACAGGCGGTCGAGGACATCGTCAAGGCACAGCAATCGCAGATCAGCGTTCCGCGACGTACAACCATCCCGATGAAGGAAATGCTGGCCTTGCAATCGCGTTTCAACGTGCGCAAGGGCGTTCGCAGCCTGCGCTTTTTGCATCACCCGCGGTTTCGTGCCGCCTATGACTTCATGTTGTTAAGGGCATCCAGTGGCGATTTCGATACGCAAGCCGCGCAGTGGTGGACAGACATACAACTGGCCGATGACAAAACCCAGCGTGAAATGGCGCAGGTCGGGCGCGGCGCCGGTTCCGGCAAACGCAAGCGCCGCCCGCGGCGGCGGGGCGCGCGCAAGCGTTCAGCCGGGCAGGGCGGCCAGGAATAACCGGGTATTGCGACGATGCGCTGGCAACCCGCGTATGTTGGCCTGGGCAGCAACCTGGACGATCCTTGCGGGCAGCTTCGCTGGGCCATGGCCAAACTCAAACAGCGGTCCGATATACGCAGCCTGACCTGTTCCGGCATTTACCTCAGCGCGCCGATGGGCCCGCCGGATCAGCCCGATTTCCACAATGCGGTTTGTGGCTTGCTGACCAGTCTGTCCGCCGCGAACCTGCTCAGCGTGCTGCACGAACTGGAAGCGCAAAGGGGCAGACGGCGAAGTCAGCGCTGGGGCCCGCGCACCCTGGACCTCGACCTGCTCGTGTATGGCCGCGAGCTCAGTGATGACGCCGAGCTGAGG contains these protein-coding regions:
- the queD gene encoding 6-carboxytetrahydropterin synthase QueD, which produces MEIFKGFQIEAAHRLPNVPEDHKCSRLHGHSFRIEVHVSGDAGGDSGWVMDFAELKKAFQPLFEQLDHHYLNDIPGLENPTSENLARWIWQRLIGDLTGLCRVVVCETCNSGCSYTGPSA
- a CDS encoding winged helix-turn-helix domain-containing protein; translation: MGQLTRDGQTVHLTPRAMDLLRVLADHAGEVVGPDELMDAVWADIQVAPETLYQAIGAIRRALGDDSHRPKYLETIPKRGYRLVASVRYESDSESGDVKLPARRWLSMSRSAGKRAAIAMTLIIAAAAWVMVYVDRRGVAEIQPSLSLAMMPAVSQSANSDEILQRISDQLVERLIYFDDVTVVIPDVPVYGGENLGPYVATGRSLGVDAVLILRADASGRTTLDVVDPESETLRASIPVDANVSDEGVSTDELILRLEQELDVAGSWSQELAELEGQSLDPRELAVLGRYYMQRRFKPSEGVSTLADSLSVMVKSIAALRAAVDADPDFVDGWTGLALALALRFSYGTDQAAKERSLDDGRVAIQRALALDPDSAEAYAAMGLIHDFERDPVMARAAYEHSLALNADSPMVLRWLSRTVDTFGEFHLAAGYARRAAELAPFSTEFLATAAMSSMMVRDFDSASRFLNAQLHLIPTHVSALNNLIVAHRDAGQLDQAINLGPRLDRALQHPYTIRHMSWLPGMMANIYIQIDAPSSSELLIRQAERDFPNDQYTYWTRSSYLLATENIDGARAHIRNWPVDPELAHLVVAHATMAGLHDYAQQVLDQMPEANGPLPSADPFLVRGKWLTRGQLMMAALPAVYKAYIDDNAGNSSAADALLTETSEFLDYWIQRDVGTPSVLYFRAAIHALQGRPDEGVADLAAAVEKGFRYAWHIRIDPVPDGLRGHPGFAAVLAELEDELARQRALIDLPAGRELYVGSHSALNY
- the pcnB gene encoding polynucleotide adenylyltransferase PcnB produces the protein MSDQTGRNTHRPSIIPRSDHTVSRANISNNAIKVLHRLHKGGFQSFLVGGCVRDLLLRHQPKDFDVATDASPDEVRKLFRNCRLIGRRFRLAHIHFGREIIEVATFRATHDELDDDDIRGQTDAGGRILRDNRYGKLEDDVWRRDFTANALYYTLDGYSIWDFVGGFKDVEQRVLRVIGDPETRYREDPVRMLRAVRFAAKLDFSIDDPSEVPLWELGHLLEGVPPARLYEEIIKMFLAGRAVESLRLLEHYRLLAHLFPALVSESGKDTDSQFRKLLLEGLATTDQRVREDKPVTTFFLFAVLLWAPIKRRFDRLHGSGMPPIPAMQQAVEDIVKAQQSQISVPRRTTIPMKEMLALQSRFNVRKGVRSLRFLHHPRFRAAYDFMLLRASSGDFDTQAAQWWTDIQLADDKTQREMAQVGRGAGSGKRKRRPRRRGARKRSAGQGGQE
- the folK gene encoding 2-amino-4-hydroxy-6-hydroxymethyldihydropteridine diphosphokinase, producing the protein MRWQPAYVGLGSNLDDPCGQLRWAMAKLKQRSDIRSLTCSGIYLSAPMGPPDQPDFHNAVCGLLTSLSAANLLSVLHELEAQRGRRRSQRWGPRTLDLDLLVYGRELSDDAELRLPHPGVHERSFVLYPLAEIAPALEIPGRGRVSQLAAACGRQGLQRYADTGDSNT